One region of Tumebacillus amylolyticus genomic DNA includes:
- the rnhA gene encoding ribonuclease HI — protein MRDVTIYTDGACSGNPGPGGWGAVLMYGEHLKEISGGEKVTTNNQMELQAVIEALKMLKYPCKVDVYSDSAYVINCFKGRWYVNWEKNGWVNSKKEPVSNKEQWVELLKLFRFHKITWHKVKGHAGDKWNERCDELARGAVPR, from the coding sequence CTGCGTGATGTGACGATCTACACCGACGGAGCGTGCTCCGGCAATCCGGGCCCGGGCGGTTGGGGCGCGGTTTTAATGTATGGAGAGCATTTGAAGGAAATCTCCGGCGGGGAGAAAGTCACGACGAACAACCAGATGGAGTTGCAAGCCGTCATTGAAGCTCTGAAGATGTTGAAATACCCGTGCAAAGTCGACGTGTACAGCGACAGTGCGTATGTCATCAACTGCTTCAAGGGAAGATGGTATGTAAATTGGGAAAAAAACGGCTGGGTCAACTCCAAAAAGGAACCCGTCTCCAACAAGGAACAATGGGTCGAGCTCCTCAAGCTCTTCCGCTTTCACAAAATCACATGGCACAAAGTCAAAGGCCACGCCGGCGACAAATGGAACGAGCGATGTGACGAATTGGCACGGGGAGCCGTCCCGCGCTAA
- the queG gene encoding tRNA epoxyqueuosine(34) reductase QueG, with the protein MTAERYEIDNATIQRLAEELGIDGIGVTTADPFEDTREHLTNYRESGHESGFEHPELEERVDPRLTWPNAQSIIAIALAYRTEQYVGAKKPEGLRGQMSVYAWGMDYHHVLKQKLDLLGQRLQELLGRPVEIYNTVDTGPLVDRAVAQRCGIGWLGKNCSIITESHGSWVFLGQLVTDVRIEPNEPSPPPQCGDCPDLCLKACPTKALVNPFMTDSSKCLSYITQMKGFVPEEYRAKFGRRLWGCDTCQVVCPKNKDVSFGTTIEFHPEPEYAFPDLMRLLDLSNKQFRREYGTSAAAWRGAKVMQRNAIIALGNMRETQAIPRLLQLLQEDERPEIRGTTAWALKKIDPDATREAVFQAYEREQHPEAKQEMLWAVP; encoded by the coding sequence ATGACAGCAGAGCGGTATGAAATCGACAACGCCACCATACAACGATTGGCAGAGGAACTCGGCATCGACGGCATCGGTGTAACGACAGCCGACCCTTTTGAAGACACGAGGGAGCATCTGACGAACTACCGGGAATCCGGACATGAGTCGGGCTTCGAACATCCTGAGCTCGAAGAACGCGTCGACCCGCGCCTGACGTGGCCGAACGCCCAATCGATCATCGCCATCGCGCTGGCCTACCGCACGGAACAATACGTCGGCGCGAAAAAACCGGAGGGACTGCGCGGGCAGATGTCTGTCTATGCGTGGGGGATGGATTACCACCACGTCTTGAAACAGAAACTCGACCTCCTCGGGCAGCGCTTGCAAGAACTGCTAGGCAGACCCGTTGAAATCTACAACACCGTCGACACCGGCCCGCTGGTGGATCGCGCCGTGGCGCAACGATGCGGGATTGGCTGGCTCGGCAAAAACTGCTCGATCATTACCGAGTCGCACGGTTCCTGGGTTTTTCTCGGACAATTGGTGACCGATGTACGGATCGAACCAAACGAACCGTCACCGCCGCCGCAATGCGGAGATTGCCCCGACCTCTGCTTGAAGGCATGCCCCACAAAAGCGTTGGTCAACCCGTTCATGACCGATTCCAGCAAGTGCTTGTCCTACATCACGCAGATGAAGGGTTTCGTCCCCGAAGAGTATCGGGCGAAATTCGGTCGTAGATTGTGGGGCTGTGACACTTGTCAGGTCGTCTGTCCGAAGAACAAGGACGTGTCTTTTGGCACGACCATCGAGTTTCATCCCGAGCCGGAGTACGCGTTTCCCGATCTCATGCGCTTGCTCGACCTCTCCAACAAGCAGTTCCGCCGCGAGTACGGCACGTCGGCGGCGGCGTGGCGCGGGGCGAAAGTCATGCAGCGAAACGCGATCATTGCGCTTGGCAACATGCGGGAGACGCAGGCGATCCCGCGCTTGCTCCAACTGCTTCAAGAGGATGAACGCCCCGAGATTCGCGGCACCACCGCATGGGCGTTGAAAAAAATCGACCCCGACGCCACGCGCGAGGCCGTTTTTCAAGCGTATGAGCGTGAGCAACACCCCGAAGCCAAGCAAGAGATGCTGTGGGCCGTTCCCTAA
- a CDS encoding DUF523 domain-containing protein encodes MKVISACLIGCHCRYDGGSKTVDPFVKMVEDGEAVFVCPEQLGGLATPRPPAQIVGGTGEDVLDGNAKVLTDGGVDVTEQFIRGAEDALRMAKLVGATEAILKERSPSCGSTLIYDGTFTKGKRPGHGVTAALLERNGIKVYSEETYEDK; translated from the coding sequence ATGAAAGTGATCTCCGCATGTTTGATCGGCTGCCATTGCCGGTACGACGGAGGGAGCAAAACGGTCGATCCGTTTGTGAAAATGGTGGAGGACGGCGAGGCCGTTTTTGTCTGCCCGGAGCAGTTGGGCGGGTTGGCAACACCCAGACCTCCGGCGCAGATCGTGGGCGGTACGGGCGAAGACGTGCTGGATGGAAACGCCAAAGTTCTCACCGATGGCGGCGTGGATGTCACGGAGCAATTCATTCGCGGGGCCGAAGACGCCCTGCGCATGGCGAAGCTCGTCGGTGCTACAGAAGCGATTCTGAAGGAACGCAGTCCCTCGTGCGGCTCCACCCTGATCTATGACGGCACGTTCACCAAAGGCAAGCGCCCCGGACACGGTGTTACCGCCGCTTTGCTGGAACGTAACGGAATCAAGGTCTACTCCGAAGAGACCTACGAAGACAAGTAA
- a CDS encoding SDR family NAD(P)-dependent oxidoreductase codes for MYLPSFDLSEKTALVTGAGRGIGRALAIGLAEAGADVALVARTASDLEEVASEIRALGRNAYPITADLTKKDDVTRIVRSVVDQAGSVDILVNNAGMNIRSKALDVTEDEWDTIMQTNLKSAFLLSQAVAREMKESGGGRIINIASVGGAVALRTGVVYGASKAALLHMTRILSLEWAQYGIRVNAIGPWYFKTPLTEKLLNDPQYLGEILDRTPMKRVGELPDLVGPMVFLASDASNYVTGQVLLVDGGMSVYGF; via the coding sequence ATGTACTTGCCATCCTTTGATCTTTCTGAAAAAACCGCTCTCGTCACGGGTGCCGGTCGCGGGATCGGACGTGCGCTTGCCATCGGCTTGGCAGAAGCGGGCGCCGATGTAGCGCTCGTCGCACGGACGGCTTCCGACTTGGAGGAAGTCGCAAGTGAAATCCGCGCTCTCGGACGCAACGCGTACCCGATCACGGCCGACCTGACAAAAAAAGACGACGTCACGCGCATCGTGCGCTCCGTCGTCGACCAAGCAGGCTCTGTAGACATCCTCGTCAACAATGCGGGCATGAACATCCGCTCGAAAGCGCTGGACGTTACCGAAGACGAGTGGGATACGATCATGCAGACCAACTTAAAGTCTGCGTTTCTCCTCTCACAAGCGGTTGCCCGCGAGATGAAAGAGTCCGGCGGCGGACGCATCATCAACATCGCCTCGGTTGGCGGAGCAGTGGCTCTGCGCACCGGAGTTGTCTATGGTGCGAGCAAAGCGGCCCTCCTGCACATGACCCGCATCCTCTCGCTTGAATGGGCGCAATACGGCATCCGCGTGAATGCGATCGGCCCGTGGTATTTCAAGACTCCGCTGACGGAGAAACTCCTCAACGACCCGCAATACCTCGGGGAAATCCTCGACCGCACGCCGATGAAACGCGTCGGAGAGCTGCCCGATCTCGTCGGCCCGATGGTGTTCCTCGCGTCGGATGCGTCCAACTACGTCACGGGGCAAGTGCTGCTCGTCGACGGCGGGATGAGCGTGTACGGGTTCTAA
- a CDS encoding CotS family spore coat protein, producing MADDNNNKPSNTKPGDVFKHFWGELTKPPKWAKDVPKPPQKGKDDGKKDEAGASKPKKRQPPSWWSWSTSDGVPLKPKSKKKKSDASSGSRSRPHTQTSPHKPKTKPKTNAPLTHGKSDFGQEHDDSLSTVHSMIRRHGFSPAALKAYGITATKCEPFGPVLRLRTSKGLIALKKTELTPKQVQFLHQSFQYLDERKFTRYAPFLLSTEGLPYVQVGGETYYATQWVRGQEVDFRSRQQLALTSRTLAEFHEASRGFEPKGYSPAMIFDLVDRFQDRRDELVSWKNRARAKSRPDDVDKKYLSMVDVYIKQCDESLAIMKRPGVRAHLLHEEDDPPLCHLDLTPYNMVYTTSGQICLIDLDFCTFGPRTLDLAHLVRRALQRADWEEDVLRHCLVNYNSVRLLTVQEYVLLYGLLMFPHRFWRIAYQHYDIGHDPHHMGYFELAEAEEEKRQAFLKTFGQQVERMRR from the coding sequence GTGGCTGACGACAACAACAACAAACCGAGCAACACCAAGCCGGGAGATGTCTTCAAACACTTTTGGGGCGAACTGACCAAACCGCCCAAGTGGGCAAAAGACGTCCCCAAACCACCTCAAAAAGGCAAGGATGACGGAAAAAAGGATGAGGCTGGCGCTTCGAAGCCCAAGAAGCGTCAGCCGCCCTCCTGGTGGTCCTGGTCCACATCCGACGGCGTTCCTCTCAAACCCAAATCCAAGAAGAAAAAAAGCGACGCCTCCTCCGGCAGTCGCTCACGTCCACACACCCAAACCTCTCCCCACAAGCCAAAAACCAAACCCAAAACCAACGCCCCCCTCACACACGGCAAGAGCGACTTCGGTCAGGAGCATGATGATTCTCTCAGCACGGTTCATTCGATGATCCGCCGACATGGATTTTCTCCGGCGGCTCTGAAAGCATACGGCATCACCGCCACCAAGTGCGAGCCCTTCGGCCCTGTGTTGCGCCTGCGCACATCCAAAGGTCTGATCGCGCTCAAAAAAACAGAACTGACCCCCAAACAGGTTCAGTTCCTTCACCAATCGTTTCAATATCTCGACGAGCGCAAGTTCACCCGCTATGCGCCGTTTCTGCTCTCCACCGAAGGCCTTCCCTATGTGCAGGTCGGCGGGGAAACGTACTACGCCACCCAATGGGTGCGCGGGCAGGAAGTGGATTTCCGTTCGCGTCAGCAGTTGGCGTTGACGTCGAGGACGCTCGCCGAGTTTCACGAAGCCTCGCGCGGTTTCGAACCCAAAGGGTACAGCCCTGCGATGATCTTCGACCTCGTCGATCGTTTCCAAGACCGTCGGGACGAGCTCGTCTCCTGGAAAAATCGGGCCAGAGCCAAGAGTCGCCCCGATGACGTGGACAAAAAATACCTCAGCATGGTCGACGTCTACATCAAGCAATGCGACGAATCACTGGCGATCATGAAACGACCCGGCGTCCGCGCCCACTTGCTTCATGAGGAGGATGACCCGCCGCTTTGCCACCTCGACCTCACACCGTACAACATGGTCTACACCACCAGCGGGCAGATTTGCTTGATCGACCTCGACTTCTGCACGTTCGGCCCGCGCACGCTCGACCTCGCCCATCTTGTTCGTCGCGCGCTGCAACGAGCCGACTGGGAGGAAGACGTGCTGCGCCATTGCTTGGTCAACTACAACTCCGTGCGGTTGCTGACCGTGCAAGAGTATGTCCTGCTCTACGGATTGCTGATGTTCCCGCACCGGTTCTGGCGGATCGCCTACCAGCACTACGACATCGGACACGACCCGCATCACATGGGCTACTTCGAGCTGGCGGAAGCGGAAGAAGAGAAGCGACAAGCGTTTTTGAAAACGTTCGGTCAGCAAGTGGAACGCATGCGGCGGTAG
- a CDS encoding aminopeptidase, which yields MADPRMEQLAKNLIEYSCSLQPGEKILIESSDGEVELTNQLVRQAYAAGGVPFVKHQVMRVHRELLKGMTDEQVELMAKLDCQLMEQMDAYVSVGHFHNINETKGIPAEKSNLYMEKYGIPVHFNIRVKKKWVLVRVPNEAMAQAANVSTEEFEDFFFNVCTLDYAKMSRAMNPLKELMDRTDRVRIVSPGTDLTFSIKDINTLKADGKRNVPDGECFTAPIKDSVNGVIQYNTPSPYRGQTFNNIRLVFKDGKIVEATANDTEKLNEIFDTDEGARYIGEFAIGFNPYVLEPMNDILFDEKIAGSLHFTPGNAYEQADNGNRSSVHWDLVLIQRPEYGGGEIWFDDVLIRKDGLFVLPELQGLNPENLK from the coding sequence ATGGCTGATCCGCGTATGGAACAACTGGCGAAAAATTTGATTGAATATTCCTGCTCTCTGCAACCGGGAGAGAAGATCCTGATCGAGTCGTCCGACGGCGAAGTGGAACTGACCAACCAACTGGTGCGCCAAGCGTATGCAGCGGGCGGCGTTCCGTTTGTCAAACATCAAGTGATGCGCGTCCATCGGGAACTGCTCAAAGGCATGACCGATGAACAAGTAGAACTGATGGCGAAATTGGACTGCCAGTTGATGGAGCAGATGGATGCCTACGTAAGCGTCGGGCATTTCCACAACATCAATGAAACCAAAGGCATCCCCGCAGAGAAATCCAACCTCTACATGGAGAAATACGGCATCCCCGTTCACTTCAATATCCGCGTCAAGAAAAAATGGGTGCTCGTGCGCGTCCCGAACGAGGCGATGGCGCAGGCGGCGAACGTCTCGACCGAAGAGTTCGAGGATTTCTTCTTCAACGTCTGCACGCTGGACTATGCAAAAATGTCCCGTGCCATGAACCCGCTCAAAGAACTGATGGACCGCACCGACCGCGTGCGCATCGTCTCTCCGGGCACCGACCTGACGTTCTCGATCAAGGACATCAACACGCTCAAAGCGGACGGCAAGCGCAACGTGCCGGACGGCGAGTGCTTCACCGCCCCGATCAAAGATTCGGTCAACGGCGTCATCCAGTACAACACCCCGTCTCCGTATCGCGGTCAAACGTTCAACAACATCCGTCTCGTCTTCAAGGACGGCAAGATCGTGGAAGCGACCGCCAACGACACCGAGAAGCTCAACGAAATCTTCGACACGGACGAAGGGGCGCGCTACATCGGCGAATTCGCCATCGGGTTCAACCCGTACGTCCTCGAACCGATGAACGACATCTTGTTTGACGAGAAGATCGCAGGTTCTCTGCACTTCACGCCGGGCAACGCCTATGAACAAGCGGACAACGGCAATCGTTCCTCCGTCCACTGGGACCTCGTGCTGATCCAACGCCCGGAGTACGGCGGCGGCGAGATCTGGTTCGACGACGTGCTGATTCGCAAGGACGGCCTCTTCGTCCTCCCGGAACTTCAAGGTCTGAACCCGGAAAACCTCAAGTAA
- a CDS encoding isocitrate/isopropylmalate family dehydrogenase → MEKKTIVVMEGDQTGQELLEEGLRVLDPALTGVEVEFLRFDLSLENRRATNNQVVHDAASAMKEHGFGYKAATITPEVSGDVGSPNAILRKGIDGTVIVRTGRRIPGINPVAGINAPISVIRMAVDDAYGAKEWREGEGLDEYAYRTEKISRKVCRGVAEYAFQQARKMNAKVFGGPKYTVSPVYEGMLKEEMDQAAKAFPGVKYDPQLIDATYALLMNTTGEPLVIPALNRDGDCLSDLVLQMYGTIAGSESILLAFDDKTNAVTTVMAEAPHGTAPGLFGKNVANPMAMILAAASMLTFFGDKEADTAARAIYESTLEAIVDGVRTADLGGSTSTTDFTDEVIRRIRTKLEVWKSLA, encoded by the coding sequence ATGGAAAAGAAAACGATCGTCGTAATGGAAGGCGACCAAACCGGTCAAGAACTGCTCGAAGAAGGGCTTCGCGTTCTCGACCCGGCACTGACCGGCGTAGAAGTAGAATTCCTGCGCTTCGACCTTTCGCTTGAAAACCGCCGTGCGACCAACAACCAAGTCGTTCACGACGCAGCATCTGCAATGAAAGAACACGGCTTCGGTTACAAAGCTGCGACCATCACCCCGGAAGTTTCCGGCGATGTCGGCTCTCCGAACGCGATCTTGCGCAAGGGCATCGACGGCACCGTCATCGTCCGCACCGGCCGCCGCATCCCGGGCATCAACCCGGTTGCCGGCATCAACGCACCGATCTCCGTCATCCGCATGGCGGTTGACGATGCTTACGGCGCGAAGGAATGGCGCGAAGGCGAAGGCCTCGACGAGTACGCATACCGCACGGAAAAAATCTCTCGCAAAGTCTGCCGCGGAGTTGCGGAATACGCATTCCAACAAGCGCGCAAGATGAACGCGAAAGTCTTCGGCGGCCCGAAATACACCGTATCTCCGGTTTATGAAGGCATGCTCAAGGAAGAAATGGACCAAGCAGCCAAAGCCTTCCCGGGTGTGAAGTACGATCCGCAACTGATCGACGCAACGTACGCGCTGCTGATGAACACCACCGGCGAACCGCTCGTCATCCCGGCTCTGAACCGTGACGGCGACTGCCTGTCCGACCTCGTTCTGCAAATGTACGGCACCATCGCCGGTTCCGAGTCGATTCTGCTCGCGTTCGACGACAAAACCAACGCGGTTACAACCGTCATGGCAGAAGCTCCGCACGGCACCGCACCGGGTCTGTTCGGCAAAAACGTCGCGAACCCGATGGCGATGATCCTCGCAGCCGCTTCGATGCTGACCTTCTTCGGCGACAAAGAAGCAGACACCGCAGCTCGCGCGATCTACGAATCCACCCTCGAAGCAATCGTGGACGGCGTGCGCACGGCCGACCTCGGTGGCTCCACGTCGACCACCGACTTCACCGACGAAGTCATTCGCCGCATCCGTACCAAACTGGAAGTGTGGAAATCCCTCGCGTAA
- a CDS encoding aconitate hydratase, protein MAKNLTQKIIEAHLVSGEMVAGQEISIRIDQTLTQDATGTMAYLQFEAMGVPQVKTELSVSYVDHNTLQSGFENADDHRFLQTVAAKHGIHFSRPGNGICHQVHLERFAKPGKTLLGSDSHTPTAGGMGSLAMGAGGLDIAVAMAGGAFYLNMPKVVKVELKGALKPWTAAKDIILEVLRHLTVKGGVGRVIEYTGEGVASLSVPERATITNMGAELGATTSIFPSDEATRVYLEKQGRGGDFAPLAADADATYDEELIIDLNTLEPNVAQPHSPDNVVAVKDLADKRIPVQQVAVGSCTNSSYTDLMRLAAVLKGKTVHPNVSLVVSPGSKQVFEMIARNGALADILAAGARLLESACGPCIGMGQAPSSGAVSVRSFNRNFEGRSGTADASVYLASVETCAAAAVLGYIADPNELGEFPVIELPEQYLVDDRLVLAPSENPADVEVLRGPNIKPLPVNTDLADALTAPVSLKVGDNITTDHIMPAGAKVLPLRSNIPAISEHVYVRVDPQFPARAKELGKSVIIGGHNYGQGSSREHAALAPMYLGVKAVIVKSYARIHRANLINFGLLPLTFVNENDYDTIAQGDEVAIDNLTEQIQAGNEITVKNVTKGTTFTVTHDLTGRQIDIILAGGLLNYTKKQAI, encoded by the coding sequence ATGGCTAAGAACTTAACTCAGAAAATCATTGAAGCACATCTCGTTTCCGGCGAGATGGTTGCAGGTCAGGAAATTTCGATCCGCATCGACCAAACGCTGACCCAAGATGCGACCGGTACGATGGCGTACCTGCAATTCGAAGCAATGGGCGTTCCGCAAGTCAAAACCGAACTCTCCGTTTCGTACGTTGACCACAACACCCTGCAATCCGGCTTCGAGAACGCGGACGACCACCGCTTCCTGCAAACTGTTGCAGCGAAACACGGCATCCACTTCTCCCGCCCGGGCAACGGGATCTGCCACCAAGTTCACCTCGAGCGTTTCGCGAAGCCGGGCAAGACCCTGCTTGGTTCCGACTCGCACACCCCGACTGCAGGCGGCATGGGCTCCCTGGCAATGGGCGCGGGCGGCTTGGACATCGCAGTTGCAATGGCTGGCGGCGCGTTCTACCTGAACATGCCGAAAGTTGTAAAAGTTGAACTCAAAGGCGCTCTCAAACCGTGGACCGCTGCGAAGGACATCATCCTCGAAGTTCTCCGTCACCTGACCGTTAAGGGCGGCGTTGGCCGTGTTATCGAGTACACCGGCGAAGGCGTTGCTTCCCTCTCCGTTCCGGAGCGCGCAACCATCACCAACATGGGCGCAGAACTTGGTGCAACCACCTCGATATTCCCGTCTGACGAAGCGACCCGCGTCTACTTGGAAAAGCAAGGCCGTGGCGGCGACTTCGCTCCGCTGGCTGCTGATGCAGACGCAACCTACGACGAAGAGCTGATCATCGACCTCAACACCCTTGAGCCGAACGTCGCTCAACCGCACTCCCCGGACAACGTGGTTGCTGTTAAGGACCTCGCTGACAAGCGCATCCCGGTTCAACAAGTTGCAGTTGGTTCTTGCACCAACTCTTCCTACACCGACCTGATGCGTCTGGCAGCCGTTCTCAAAGGCAAAACCGTTCACCCGAACGTTTCTCTCGTTGTCTCCCCGGGTTCCAAGCAAGTCTTCGAGATGATCGCTCGCAACGGCGCACTCGCTGACATCCTCGCAGCCGGCGCACGTCTGCTCGAGTCCGCTTGCGGTCCGTGCATCGGTATGGGTCAAGCTCCGTCCTCCGGCGCTGTCTCCGTCCGTTCCTTCAACCGTAACTTCGAAGGCCGTTCCGGCACCGCAGACGCAAGCGTCTACCTCGCTTCCGTTGAAACCTGCGCAGCTGCAGCTGTTCTCGGTTACATCGCAGACCCGAACGAACTCGGCGAATTCCCGGTTATCGAACTGCCGGAACAATACCTCGTCGACGACCGTCTGGTGCTGGCACCGTCCGAAAACCCGGCTGACGTTGAAGTCCTCCGTGGCCCGAACATCAAGCCGCTTCCGGTCAACACCGACCTGGCTGACGCTCTGACCGCTCCGGTATCTCTGAAAGTCGGCGACAACATCACCACCGACCACATCATGCCGGCGGGTGCAAAAGTTCTGCCGCTTCGTTCCAACATCCCGGCGATTTCCGAACACGTATACGTACGCGTTGACCCGCAATTCCCGGCTCGCGCGAAAGAACTCGGCAAATCCGTTATCATCGGCGGCCACAACTACGGCCAAGGTTCTTCCCGTGAACACGCAGCGCTCGCTCCGATGTACCTCGGCGTGAAAGCTGTCATCGTGAAGTCCTACGCTCGTATCCACCGTGCGAACCTGATCAACTTCGGTCTCCTCCCGCTCACCTTCGTGAACGAGAACGACTACGACACCATCGCACAAGGCGATGAAGTTGCAATCGACAACCTGACCGAGCAAATCCAAGCAGGCAACGAGATCACCGTGAAGAACGTAACCAAAGGCACCACCTTCACCGTGACCCACGACCTGACCGGCCGTCAAATCGACATCATCCTCGCAGGCGGTCTCCTGAACTACACCAAGAAACAAGCGATCTAA
- a CDS encoding IclR family transcriptional regulator codes for MAEQEKGTVRAVERALDILLCFAGTDAELGLSDISKRLGLHKSTVHRLLASLESKGFIRRHSSTEKYRLGWSVLELVSNVYQSDALSSIVLPEMTRLRDQIGETISLYVRSGTERIRIQAVESNQPVRRVANIGKRLPLHVGASSKVLLAFSKEPVEDLVRDCCPSESSRMEFLQSLATTRNLGYAISIEEREPGAAAVAAPIFSRQGDIVAALSVSGPVDRFTPDMLKIHTEAVRRSADIMTKMLAH; via the coding sequence ATGGCGGAACAGGAAAAAGGCACAGTGCGCGCCGTTGAGCGAGCGCTGGACATCTTGCTGTGCTTCGCCGGCACAGATGCTGAACTCGGGCTCTCCGATATCTCGAAGCGCCTCGGGTTACACAAGAGCACTGTGCATCGATTGTTGGCCTCCCTCGAAAGCAAAGGTTTCATTCGCCGTCATTCTTCCACTGAGAAGTACCGACTGGGCTGGAGCGTGCTGGAATTGGTGAGCAATGTGTACCAATCAGATGCACTCTCTTCGATCGTATTGCCTGAGATGACGCGCTTGCGTGATCAGATTGGCGAGACGATTTCTCTCTATGTCCGCTCTGGAACGGAACGCATCCGAATCCAAGCGGTCGAGAGTAACCAACCGGTTCGTCGCGTGGCGAATATCGGCAAACGACTGCCCTTGCATGTCGGAGCTTCAAGCAAAGTTTTGCTCGCCTTCTCCAAGGAACCGGTTGAAGACTTGGTACGCGATTGCTGCCCGTCTGAATCCAGCCGAATGGAATTCTTGCAAAGCTTGGCAACTACTCGCAACCTCGGGTATGCGATCTCCATCGAGGAGCGCGAACCGGGTGCCGCCGCCGTGGCCGCGCCGATTTTTTCCCGCCAAGGGGACATCGTCGCCGCGCTTTCGGTTTCCGGCCCTGTGGACCGTTTCACCCCTGACATGCTGAAGATTCACACCGAAGCAGTCAGACGATCGGCCGACATCATGACCAAGATGCTGGCCCACTAG
- a CDS encoding amidase domain-containing protein encodes MYRQEWLKTVEAFFREKNRAWLTGDDETLLHFLAGTPADCHSWQDVRSMRDARPLREGVRFRKAKTSLHIHSAAWKSEGELAVVDATEHVRFYYEQGDDLQHEERALRHRLTLLPFGGTWRVLRDETVREVAKPNLRPEDAADALASVDVFPEELEVEDRQLRGRYDRVRAYRYAELWWNRFNPVFKQMKDSDCTNFVSQVLYAGGVPLVRGSSRSNGWWYDIGSHNWSYSWAVANSLKLALTRLLHAQEVGDPRQLKIGDVICYDWDGDGRWQHNTVVVGFDGAGQPLVDAHTVASHMRFWTYRDSYAWTAKTKYAFFHIPDQF; translated from the coding sequence ATGTACAGACAAGAATGGTTGAAAACGGTCGAGGCATTTTTCCGTGAGAAAAATCGCGCCTGGTTGACGGGCGACGACGAGACGCTGCTTCATTTTTTGGCGGGGACGCCGGCAGACTGTCATTCGTGGCAAGATGTGCGGTCGATGCGCGATGCCAGACCTCTGCGCGAGGGTGTGCGTTTTCGCAAAGCGAAGACCTCGTTGCACATTCACTCCGCCGCGTGGAAGAGCGAGGGAGAACTCGCGGTGGTGGATGCGACGGAACACGTTCGCTTCTATTATGAGCAAGGAGATGATCTTCAACACGAAGAACGGGCTTTGCGACATCGATTGACCCTGCTTCCGTTTGGCGGAACTTGGCGGGTGTTACGAGACGAGACGGTGCGAGAGGTGGCGAAGCCGAACCTCCGGCCGGAAGACGCGGCCGACGCGCTTGCGTCGGTGGACGTTTTTCCCGAAGAACTGGAAGTGGAAGATCGTCAGCTTCGCGGGCGGTATGATCGCGTGCGGGCGTATCGCTATGCTGAATTGTGGTGGAACCGCTTCAACCCGGTTTTTAAACAGATGAAGGACAGCGACTGCACAAACTTCGTGTCACAAGTGCTCTACGCCGGCGGAGTCCCGCTCGTGCGCGGCAGTTCACGATCGAACGGGTGGTGGTACGACATCGGCAGTCACAATTGGAGTTATTCATGGGCGGTCGCCAATTCGCTCAAACTCGCATTGACCCGGCTCCTGCATGCCCAAGAAGTCGGCGACCCGCGTCAATTGAAGATTGGAGATGTGATTTGCTACGACTGGGACGGCGATGGAAGGTGGCAGCATAACACAGTTGTGGTCGGTTTCGACGGAGCCGGTCAACCGCTGGTCGATGCACACACCGTCGCAAGCCACATGCGCTTCTGGACGTACCGAGACAGCTATGCGTGGACGGCGAAAACAAAATATGCATTTTTCCACATTCCCGACCAATTCTAG